One part of the Parachlamydiales bacterium genome encodes these proteins:
- a CDS encoding metal ABC transporter permease, which translates to MNPYTDTTFWQFFNVLFQRLGTLLTGGPIASDELQIAVLSLVAISGALIGPFLILRKMTMLANALSHTILIGIALAFLVSPSDDLYAHLPLFMVAAVLTGLATAFITEFFTSTLRLQADASTGLTFTSLFALGILLVTLLTRNAHIGTEIVMGNVDALQISDMYWAALIAAINIVIILLFFKEYTLTTFDKALAVSLGFSPAFFSYLLMTQVSITVVSGFRAVGVLMVLALLTAPALTARLITHKLKHLILYSILIGIIGAFMGVALSRHILSVQNIALSTAGVTVCVLTFIFILAALIKVGRSKFAR; encoded by the coding sequence ATGAATCCCTATACCGATACCACATTTTGGCAATTTTTTAACGTCCTGTTCCAACGCTTAGGAACTTTACTGACGGGCGGGCCTATAGCTAGTGACGAACTGCAAATTGCGGTCCTTTCTCTTGTAGCCATTTCGGGAGCATTGATTGGTCCTTTCCTGATCTTACGCAAAATGACAATGCTGGCCAACGCACTTTCCCATACAATCCTTATCGGGATTGCCCTAGCTTTCTTAGTTTCTCCTTCAGATGACCTATACGCCCATCTACCGCTATTCATGGTCGCTGCTGTACTGACAGGACTGGCTACAGCCTTTATTACTGAGTTCTTCACTTCCACTTTGCGTCTTCAAGCAGATGCCAGTACGGGCCTCACATTTACCTCCCTTTTTGCATTAGGGATCCTTCTTGTGACATTACTTACACGGAACGCTCATATTGGAACAGAGATCGTCATGGGTAATGTGGACGCCTTGCAGATTAGCGACATGTATTGGGCCGCGCTTATTGCTGCCATAAACATCGTCATCATTCTACTATTCTTTAAAGAATATACTCTGACTACTTTTGATAAAGCCCTTGCGGTATCGTTAGGCTTTTCTCCTGCCTTCTTCAGCTACTTATTAATGACTCAGGTTTCCATCACTGTCGTCAGCGGTTTCCGCGCAGTCGGCGTATTAATGGTTCTAGCCCTGCTCACTGCCCCCGCACTCACTGCAAGACTCATTACGCACAAGTTGAAGCATCTGATCTTATATTCCATCCTGATAGGAATCATCGGCGCTTTCATGGGCGTTGCCCTATCGCGCCATATTCTTTCCGTTCAAAACATCGCCCTGTCAACAGCCGGTGTCACAGTCTGCGTTTTGACATTTATATTTATTTTAGCAGCCTTAATTAAAGTGGGCAGATCTAAATTTGCCAGATAA
- a CDS encoding SIMPL domain-containing protein (The SIMPL domain is named for its presence in mouse protein SIMPL (signalling molecule that associates with mouse pelle-like kinase). Bacterial member BP26, from Brucella, was shown to assemble into a channel-like structure, while YggE from E. coli has been associated with resistance to oxidative stress.), translated as MLGKYSIFLVLFLSFTAPAFGQGSEVPYQLTVSGRSSLKKPADEGVIRLGVMTEEVNANEALKMNSEKMDALITALKGAGLKDGEYQTGQFVLYALYTNRPVHAPEDWTPRIRGYHVENKLILRTQQLNSIGTWVDTAVQNGANVVDDISFGLHDPRIHRDEAIREAAAYARSDAAVLSSSTGITLGKVLAVSLDQASYQPVNRRPELFTMAKAAPMMDSSVSPPIVGGDVDVQANVTIVYEIK; from the coding sequence ATGTTAGGCAAATATAGCATTTTTTTAGTTCTGTTTTTAAGTTTTACTGCTCCGGCATTTGGGCAAGGAAGCGAAGTCCCTTATCAGTTGACAGTTTCGGGAAGATCCAGCTTAAAAAAGCCGGCGGATGAAGGGGTGATTCGTTTAGGAGTCATGACGGAAGAAGTCAATGCGAATGAGGCTTTGAAAATGAACAGTGAGAAAATGGACGCTTTGATTACAGCCTTGAAAGGCGCCGGTTTGAAAGACGGCGAGTATCAGACAGGCCAATTTGTCCTTTATGCTCTTTATACCAATAGGCCGGTCCATGCGCCTGAGGATTGGACTCCCCGTATTAGAGGGTATCATGTGGAAAACAAATTGATTCTCCGTACCCAGCAATTGAATAGCATTGGGACATGGGTGGACACTGCTGTGCAAAACGGGGCAAATGTTGTCGATGACATTTCTTTTGGATTGCATGATCCACGTATCCATAGAGATGAAGCGATCAGAGAGGCTGCAGCTTATGCACGCTCGGATGCTGCTGTATTGTCGAGCAGCACAGGTATTACTTTAGGAAAAGTATTAGCTGTATCATTAGATCAGGCCTCATATCAGCCTGTCAACCGCAGACCTGAACTATTTACGATGGCAAAAGCAGCGCCTATGATGGATTCTTCCGTTTCACCCCCGATTGTGGGTGGAGATGTGGATGTGCAAGCGAACGTGACTATCGTATACGAAATAAAATAG
- a CDS encoding ABC transporter ATP-binding protein, translating to MPPQPLALQTLQICVNYDKTPVLWDITLSIPTGKIVGIIGPNGAGKSTFIKAVLGLIDPVSGKVEFFGEPLKNVQQKIAYVPQRESVDWDFPITVRELVLMGRYGKLGLFKHPRKADYDAADHYLSLVGMASFSDRQISQLSGGQQQRTFLARALMQEADVYFFDEPFAGIDIASEAVVMGILRKLRDEGKTIFIVHHDLTSVESYFDWVIMLNMRLVAYGSVLQVFNPDTLNSTYGKSYALFDEVFKLSQQKTAGM from the coding sequence ATGCCTCCTCAACCTTTGGCCTTGCAGACGCTTCAAATATGCGTCAACTACGACAAAACCCCCGTTCTATGGGATATTACTTTAAGCATTCCGACAGGTAAAATCGTCGGTATCATCGGGCCTAATGGCGCGGGTAAAAGCACCTTCATTAAAGCTGTGCTTGGATTGATAGATCCGGTATCCGGCAAAGTGGAATTCTTCGGCGAGCCTCTAAAAAATGTCCAGCAGAAAATTGCCTATGTGCCTCAACGGGAATCCGTAGATTGGGATTTCCCTATCACCGTCCGTGAATTGGTCCTAATGGGCAGATACGGGAAACTAGGTTTATTCAAACACCCCAGAAAAGCTGATTACGATGCCGCAGATCACTACCTTTCATTAGTCGGCATGGCTTCCTTTAGCGACAGGCAGATCAGCCAACTCTCGGGCGGGCAGCAACAGAGGACATTCCTCGCACGTGCCTTGATGCAAGAAGCAGACGTTTACTTTTTTGACGAACCTTTTGCCGGTATCGATATTGCTTCAGAAGCTGTCGTTATGGGCATCCTGCGTAAGCTCAGAGATGAAGGTAAAACTATTTTCATCGTACACCACGATTTAACAAGTGTTGAGAGCTATTTCGACTGGGTCATTATGCTAAATATGCGTCTTGTTGCATATGGCAGCGTACTTCAAGTTTTCAATCCCGACACCCTCAACAGCACCTACGGCAAAAGCTATGCCCTCTTTGACGAAGTATTTAAACTTTCTCAACAAAAAACAGCAGGAATGTAA
- the mutL gene encoding DNA mismatch repair endonuclease MutL: MSGKIRVLSDQTINEIAAGEVIENPSSVIKELVENAIDADSTEITIEIRGGGRQLIRITDNGCGMIPDDALLCLERHATSKIRSSNDIFSVGTLGFRGEAVPSIAAISKFTLLTSPRGHENPQGTLVLVDGGKIISSGPAAREPGTTFEIKQLFFNVPVRKKFQRSPVYDAQEIEKLCIAFALAHPQIQFTLISNEERVLKTGVGQGEDILGQRIEALLGSDLRAQMKPINASLDGFSLQGYIGLPSLHRPNRTGQYLFINGRSVVSPWIGHLIKESFGTMLPSGRHPLFILNLLVPNGCVDVNVHPQKREVRFSYDLNIKELVRTAINPVLHPAFELHQEERETPFSPTPLPPPAWKNNVWAVDSLEIEEDVEINTSKKAPPPHRNIEQFTKPLPWENETPISLSSPPQSLQTALNIPSSPIPSLLCTMNGYLLLDGNSLKGSSLYPEKSDDCAFALIDQRRAHHRIIYESCLDQNKGVLALQSLLVPHPLQLSTIESQLLARNNDTLRKIGISLLQIGPQTWVVESIPQLLGSVNIQALIEEILEALQHEKADLLSAALADKLATHASHNAVARSSKLSFEEGRSLLAQLCSCKQPLFCPKGKPIIIALSNNELQKRFG, from the coding sequence ATGAGTGGAAAAATCAGAGTTCTTAGCGACCAGACAATCAACGAGATAGCTGCCGGAGAGGTGATAGAAAACCCGTCTTCCGTCATCAAAGAACTCGTGGAAAATGCCATTGATGCCGATTCTACAGAAATCACCATAGAAATACGCGGCGGCGGCAGGCAATTGATCCGTATTACCGATAATGGCTGCGGCATGATCCCCGACGATGCACTGTTATGCCTCGAAAGGCACGCAACCTCTAAAATCCGTTCGTCCAACGATATTTTCTCCGTAGGAACGCTAGGCTTCCGCGGTGAAGCTGTCCCCTCTATCGCTGCTATCTCAAAATTCACCCTGCTCACATCTCCCCGCGGTCATGAAAATCCCCAAGGAACACTCGTTTTAGTGGACGGAGGAAAAATCATTAGCAGTGGCCCGGCCGCCCGCGAGCCGGGAACAACATTTGAAATTAAACAGCTCTTTTTTAACGTACCCGTAAGAAAAAAATTCCAACGCTCTCCCGTTTACGATGCGCAAGAAATAGAGAAGCTTTGCATCGCTTTTGCTTTAGCGCATCCACAGATCCAATTCACACTGATAAGCAATGAAGAAAGAGTACTCAAAACCGGTGTAGGCCAAGGCGAAGATATTCTAGGACAGCGTATTGAAGCACTCTTAGGAAGCGATCTCCGTGCGCAGATGAAACCGATAAATGCTTCTTTAGACGGCTTTTCTCTCCAAGGGTATATCGGCCTCCCTAGCCTGCACAGGCCCAATCGCACAGGACAATATCTCTTCATCAATGGTCGCAGCGTTGTCTCTCCTTGGATAGGACACCTTATTAAAGAATCCTTTGGTACAATGCTCCCCTCAGGACGACACCCTCTATTTATTCTAAACCTTTTAGTTCCAAATGGTTGTGTCGACGTCAATGTCCATCCACAGAAAAGGGAAGTGCGGTTTTCCTACGATCTCAACATCAAAGAACTTGTCCGTACAGCCATCAATCCTGTACTGCATCCTGCCTTCGAATTGCACCAAGAAGAGAGGGAAACACCGTTTTCTCCCACCCCTCTTCCACCCCCTGCCTGGAAAAATAATGTGTGGGCTGTAGATTCTTTGGAAATAGAAGAGGATGTAGAAATAAACACATCTAAAAAAGCGCCTCCTCCCCACAGAAATATAGAACAATTTACAAAACCCCTTCCCTGGGAAAATGAAACCCCTATTTCGCTTAGCTCCCCCCCGCAATCTTTGCAGACAGCTTTGAACATTCCCTCATCACCTATTCCCTCGTTATTATGCACAATGAATGGCTATCTGCTCCTAGACGGAAACTCGCTAAAAGGCTCTTCGCTCTACCCTGAGAAAAGCGACGACTGCGCCTTTGCCTTAATAGACCAACGCAGAGCCCACCACCGCATTATCTATGAAAGCTGTCTAGACCAAAATAAGGGTGTCCTCGCTCTTCAATCCCTTCTAGTACCTCACCCTCTTCAGCTTTCCACTATAGAAAGCCAGTTATTGGCCCGCAATAACGATACTCTAAGGAAGATCGGAATCTCCCTACTGCAAATCGGCCCCCAAACCTGGGTTGTGGAATCTATACCTCAGCTTCTAGGCTCAGTGAATATTCAGGCCCTTATTGAAGAAATATTAGAAGCCTTGCAGCATGAAAAAGCTGATCTGCTTTCTGCAGCGCTTGCCGACAAGCTCGCGACACATGCCAGCCACAACGCCGTTGCCCGCTCTAGCAAACTTTCGTTTGAAGAAGGCCGCTCTCTCCTTGCTCAACTCTGTTCCTGTAAACAGCCCCTATTTTGCCCCAAAGGGAAGCCTATCATCATTGCTTTAAGCAACAACGAGTTGCAAAAACGCTTCGGCTAA
- a CDS encoding Xaa-Pro peptidase family protein, whose protein sequence is MDHLSRTQKLQNTLKSSTEALIIEEPINIFYLTGCDISTGTLYISKHRSTLLVDGRYFESCTGKCSIDVMLIEEGTLPHLIQKDSIASLGLDANTTTVARMEKLKESLPGIAIIPLDAPISALRIIKDEQEIALLRTAAQLGSSGYDHAVSLLKPGITEREVASSLEIYWLQQGGNGLAFAPIIAFGANSALPHHRAGDTVLKENDSILIDIGVVKDKYHSDMTRVKTIGTAPKEWHHIYAIVREAHEQAMKACKAGITAGELDQIARSHITENGYAAYFTHSLGHGVGLEIHENPFIRNKKPQADVILQAGMVITIEPGIYIPGMGGVRLENTVIVNENGCEDITLRNL, encoded by the coding sequence ATGGATCACCTCTCGCGCACCCAAAAACTGCAAAATACATTAAAATCATCCACTGAAGCGCTCATCATCGAAGAACCTATCAATATCTTCTATCTGACAGGCTGCGATATCAGCACCGGTACTCTTTACATCTCAAAACACCGCTCTACCCTTCTTGTCGACGGCCGCTATTTTGAAAGCTGTACAGGGAAATGCAGTATCGACGTCATGCTTATTGAAGAGGGCACCCTCCCACACCTTATCCAGAAGGACTCCATCGCATCCCTCGGCCTTGATGCTAATACTACCACAGTAGCGCGCATGGAAAAACTCAAAGAAAGCCTCCCCGGCATTGCTATTATCCCCCTGGATGCCCCCATCTCAGCCCTTCGTATCATTAAAGATGAACAAGAAATCGCTCTGCTGCGTACAGCAGCTCAGCTGGGAAGCTCCGGCTATGACCACGCCGTCAGCTTACTCAAACCTGGAATCACCGAACGTGAAGTCGCCTCTTCACTGGAAATCTATTGGCTGCAGCAAGGAGGAAATGGCCTAGCCTTCGCCCCTATCATTGCCTTCGGTGCCAACAGTGCTCTGCCCCACCACCGCGCAGGTGATACTGTATTAAAAGAAAACGATTCCATACTGATCGACATAGGCGTTGTCAAAGACAAATACCACTCAGACATGACGCGTGTTAAAACCATAGGAACTGCCCCCAAGGAATGGCATCACATTTATGCCATTGTTCGGGAAGCTCATGAACAAGCAATGAAAGCATGCAAAGCAGGTATCACTGCCGGAGAACTGGACCAAATAGCCCGGAGCCACATCACTGAAAATGGATACGCTGCCTATTTTACTCATAGCCTAGGACATGGAGTAGGATTGGAAATCCATGAAAACCCTTTTATCCGCAATAAAAAGCCCCAAGCAGATGTCATTCTACAAGCGGGAATGGTCATTACTATCGAACCCGGGATATACATACCCGGAATGGGCGGGGTAAGATTGGAAAATACGGTTATTGTAAATGAAAATGGCTGCGAAGACATTACTCTCCGTAATCTTTAA
- a CDS encoding Na+/H+ antiporter NhaC family protein encodes MHPHWLLIIPPLLTIALAIYSRRVVLALLVGCLAAAFIISDYSLWNSLAFFGRNLLKTTQLDQWTSWSGIWNAQNPQVSLFVIFMGILIRTIEKVGGYKAFILAIERFVHRKQDAELAAVALSHCVSIDGYLATLTVGSVMRPLIDKFDSTRVKLAYIARSVAIPVCSINPLSTWMALILLQLNVAKIHAAQGEGTLIIANTISVYFSMIPFMFYSLLTAFSVWLVVSKQFSFGAIGALENSKTQHIPAQKDESIFPSGFTPNISDFFLPLIFLVTFTFIGFYLTDKCAFFAKDISCIHSQEHIDVAPSLLYASIAAVIIYFIYMYLRGAIVLKDTWKLSKDGFLMMIPSVAILNLAWTFGAIETQSGTVASLIEHLTPKGVLPIWLPMVFFLSACGIALATGSSWATIALMFPLVVTTSVSIHGAAAPIEIGDLPLLIPTLGAVVSGAVAGDQLSPIADSSIVVCASSQCPHGDHAYAQFTYGIPILFFTAAAYALSGWLVAWGSWIGILAPLFITGAMITAYFYLRQQHMYMSLATKT; translated from the coding sequence ATGCATCCTCATTGGCTTCTTATCATTCCTCCCTTATTAACGATAGCGCTGGCCATTTATAGCAGACGTGTCGTTTTAGCATTACTTGTTGGCTGCCTGGCTGCAGCTTTTATCATATCGGACTACTCTCTTTGGAATTCCTTGGCGTTCTTCGGAAGAAATCTCCTTAAGACAACACAACTGGACCAATGGACTTCTTGGAGCGGTATTTGGAATGCTCAAAATCCTCAAGTTTCTCTTTTTGTCATTTTTATGGGTATCCTCATTCGGACAATAGAGAAGGTAGGGGGATATAAAGCATTTATCTTAGCTATTGAAAGATTTGTCCACCGTAAACAAGATGCTGAACTTGCCGCGGTCGCACTTAGCCACTGCGTATCTATTGACGGCTACCTTGCCACCCTGACAGTAGGCTCTGTGATGCGCCCTCTTATCGACAAGTTTGATTCAACACGCGTTAAATTAGCCTATATTGCCCGCTCGGTAGCGATTCCGGTTTGCTCTATCAATCCTCTTTCCACCTGGATGGCGTTAATCTTGCTGCAGCTGAATGTAGCTAAAATACACGCTGCTCAAGGCGAAGGAACGCTTATCATCGCAAACACGATCTCTGTTTATTTTTCGATGATCCCTTTTATGTTTTATTCCCTTCTGACAGCCTTTTCTGTCTGGCTCGTGGTATCTAAACAGTTTTCTTTCGGCGCCATAGGGGCCCTCGAAAACTCTAAAACACAGCATATTCCTGCACAGAAAGACGAAAGCATTTTTCCTTCCGGATTTACTCCCAATATTTCGGACTTTTTTCTTCCTTTGATCTTTCTTGTCACCTTCACATTCATTGGGTTCTATCTCACAGATAAATGCGCCTTCTTCGCCAAAGACATCAGCTGTATCCACTCTCAGGAACATATCGATGTCGCCCCCTCTTTGCTTTATGCCTCTATCGCAGCAGTGATCATCTATTTCATCTATATGTACCTTCGGGGTGCTATTGTACTTAAGGATACATGGAAACTATCTAAGGACGGCTTCCTAATGATGATCCCCTCTGTCGCTATCCTTAACCTGGCATGGACTTTTGGCGCGATTGAAACGCAATCAGGGACTGTTGCTTCCTTGATTGAGCATCTAACCCCTAAAGGCGTACTCCCTATATGGCTGCCAATGGTCTTTTTCCTAAGCGCTTGCGGCATCGCACTTGCCACAGGATCTTCCTGGGCTACTATTGCACTGATGTTTCCTTTGGTTGTCACAACAAGTGTTTCCATTCATGGAGCAGCCGCTCCCATTGAAATCGGAGACTTACCTTTACTTATCCCCACTCTTGGCGCTGTCGTATCAGGTGCTGTGGCAGGCGATCAGCTTTCTCCCATAGCTGATTCTTCCATCGTGGTTTGCGCAAGCTCCCAATGTCCACATGGTGACCACGCATACGCCCAATTTACTTATGGAATTCCGATCTTATTTTTCACTGCGGCAGCATATGCCTTGTCAGGATGGCTTGTCGCCTGGGGATCATGGATTGGCATTTTAGCTCCTTTATTCATCACAGGGGCAATGATCACAGCATACTTTTATTTAAGACAGCAACATATGTACATGAGCTTGGCGACAAAGACATAG
- a CDS encoding iron chelate uptake ABC transporter family permease subunit, translating to MQIEWLSFLTDPVLRAPTLGCMLMGLAAGVVGVVIFLRKESLLGESLSHAAFPGAILGAFVGGLLGSDEDLSSLIILAGAAFTAYLSIFFIRWLVTRLRIHSDAALCFTLAATFGIGVTLASHMQFSDPALYRNMLALLYGQAATMTDFHVYLYGALAAVVILLAALFRKEIQITSFDRTYASSLMLPVKIIEAVFFALAVLAVIIGIRSVGVVLMSAMLIAPPAAARQFSNRFTTLLFLSGIFGILSGYLGNILSVTGSQELSLLFPNTRLSLPTGPVIVTISALLCFGALLFAPERGLASRAWRIARFRYKCLRENILKCIWRHTKDYSTTIPLLQEHLNATSLTLLIALHHLKQEGWLEKNGKGSWKLTSDGIVKAAKIVRLHRLWEVYLADYLGIGAERVHRSAEEMEHIITPELEASLTRLLKDPKVDPHKQPIPAADTGKTL from the coding sequence ATGCAGATCGAATGGCTCTCTTTCCTTACAGACCCCGTCCTGCGCGCCCCCACCCTAGGCTGTATGCTAATGGGCCTTGCCGCAGGAGTTGTCGGTGTAGTGATATTTCTACGGAAAGAATCCCTCTTAGGTGAATCCCTCTCGCATGCAGCATTCCCAGGTGCTATCTTAGGCGCCTTTGTCGGTGGACTCCTTGGAAGCGATGAAGACCTCAGCTCACTTATTATTCTTGCCGGCGCTGCCTTTACAGCCTATCTAAGCATCTTCTTCATCCGCTGGCTTGTCACACGGCTGCGCATCCATAGCGATGCGGCCTTATGCTTCACTCTGGCCGCCACCTTCGGCATCGGTGTAACACTCGCCAGCCACATGCAATTCTCGGATCCGGCTCTCTACCGCAATATGCTTGCCCTCCTCTATGGACAGGCCGCCACAATGACCGATTTCCATGTCTACCTCTATGGAGCCTTAGCCGCTGTTGTTATCCTTCTCGCTGCCCTCTTCAGAAAGGAAATTCAAATCACTTCCTTCGACCGCACCTATGCCTCCAGCTTAATGCTGCCCGTGAAAATTATCGAAGCCGTTTTCTTTGCCCTGGCTGTACTTGCAGTCATCATTGGAATCCGCTCTGTAGGCGTCGTTCTAATGTCGGCTATGCTGATTGCTCCCCCTGCCGCGGCACGACAATTTTCTAATAGATTCACTACACTTTTATTCCTTTCCGGCATTTTTGGTATATTGTCCGGATATCTAGGAAATATCCTTTCCGTTACAGGCTCCCAGGAACTAAGCTTGCTTTTTCCTAACACCCGCCTCTCTCTTCCTACAGGGCCTGTCATCGTCACTATCAGCGCTTTACTATGCTTTGGCGCCCTTCTTTTCGCTCCCGAACGGGGACTTGCCTCACGCGCATGGCGCATTGCACGCTTCCGTTATAAATGCCTGCGTGAAAACATCTTAAAATGTATCTGGCGCCATACAAAAGACTATTCCACAACTATTCCCTTGCTGCAAGAGCATTTAAATGCAACCTCTCTAACCCTGCTGATTGCCCTACATCACCTTAAGCAAGAGGGGTGGCTTGAAAAAAATGGGAAGGGTTCCTGGAAATTAACTTCTGACGGAATAGTTAAAGCAGCTAAAATCGTCCGCTTGCACCGTTTGTGGGAAGTATATCTTGCTGATTACCTAGGAATCGGAGCTGAAAGGGTTCACCGCAGCGCAGAGGAGATGGAGCATATTATCACTCCTGAATTGGAAGCTTCGCTAACTAGACTATTAAAAGATCCTAAAGTCGATCCTCACAAGCAGCCAATCCCTGCTGCAGATACAGGGAAAACTCTATGA
- a CDS encoding ATP-binding protein, which produces MLTFRQKIFISYVVVFLVFLTLMFPFSSWMVKNIIFKSMRDRAIELIARIQSAPNNEALIRRLKDQKHIIFFRVSVITDEHKSLYDSHIKRLLGPKFSQEQIIDHPEVLEAFKKGNGYHEEYSDLLGQRFAYMAQAFDFHGKTYVMRTAYPYKYVVELTQYFEIGFLILATVILLLFSLMTWFIINRLTNPIQQIISAVQPYEESENTSLPEIVLPGRSATDEISKLAETLNSLSRKVQKQIGTLTDERNEKSAILESLVEGVIAIDSNYKVLYANSTALKFLELEKEDLVGQDLRHIQDTSTLEILRRSLEEEKAVSDTLKLKNAKGQLYLDIVAAPINKQNNGAVLVMQDKTSHYRILEMRKEFIANASHELKTPITIIRGFAETLHDNPDMPQDLCVEITGKIVRNCKRMTKLIKDLLTLSDIEHIPESRLIECDMHHLVVECCEQLQDAYPDTNIQLVPEESEEFNIIADPYLMEMAVNNLIENAAKYSKGPAHIKIEFTDQGDKIQMTVADKGIGIPAQDLEHIFQRFYTVNKSHSAKLGGSGLGLSLVETIIEKHFGKISVESQVNEGTKFTIILPKIRDNYNYS; this is translated from the coding sequence ATGCTCACTTTTCGGCAAAAGATCTTTATCAGCTACGTTGTAGTTTTCTTGGTATTTCTTACCTTGATGTTCCCTTTTTCCTCTTGGATGGTCAAAAATATCATATTCAAAAGCATGCGTGACCGCGCTATCGAGCTTATCGCCCGTATCCAAAGCGCCCCTAATAACGAAGCCTTGATCCGCCGCTTAAAAGATCAAAAGCATATCATCTTCTTCCGCGTGAGCGTCATCACCGATGAACATAAAAGCCTATACGACTCCCATATCAAACGTCTATTAGGGCCAAAATTCAGCCAAGAACAAATTATCGATCACCCCGAAGTGCTTGAAGCATTTAAAAAAGGAAACGGCTACCACGAAGAATATTCCGACCTCCTAGGACAACGCTTTGCCTATATGGCCCAAGCCTTTGATTTTCACGGCAAAACCTATGTGATGCGCACTGCCTATCCTTATAAATATGTGGTTGAACTCACCCAATATTTTGAAATTGGATTTCTTATCCTAGCCACTGTGATTCTCCTTCTGTTCAGCTTGATGACCTGGTTCATCATCAACCGCCTAACTAACCCTATTCAACAAATCATCAGCGCAGTACAGCCCTACGAAGAATCCGAAAATACCTCTCTCCCCGAAATCGTTCTTCCCGGTAGATCTGCCACGGATGAAATCTCTAAATTGGCCGAAACCCTAAACTCCCTCTCCCGTAAAGTTCAAAAACAAATCGGAACCCTGACAGACGAACGTAACGAGAAAAGTGCTATCCTTGAATCTCTTGTCGAAGGCGTTATCGCTATTGATAGTAACTACAAAGTCCTATATGCCAACTCCACAGCCCTTAAATTTCTTGAACTAGAGAAAGAAGACCTTGTTGGCCAAGATTTAAGACACATTCAAGATACCTCCACACTAGAGATCCTCCGTCGCAGCTTAGAAGAAGAAAAAGCTGTTTCAGATACACTAAAACTTAAAAATGCTAAAGGACAACTCTATCTCGATATCGTCGCCGCCCCCATCAACAAACAAAATAACGGCGCCGTTCTCGTCATGCAGGATAAAACATCCCATTACCGCATTCTTGAAATGCGCAAAGAGTTTATCGCCAATGCCTCGCATGAACTAAAAACTCCGATTACCATCATCCGCGGATTTGCAGAAACTCTGCACGACAATCCCGATATGCCCCAAGATCTATGCGTAGAAATTACAGGTAAAATCGTCCGTAACTGTAAACGCATGACCAAATTGATTAAAGACCTTCTCACATTGTCCGATATAGAGCACATCCCTGAATCACGCCTCATTGAATGCGATATGCACCATCTCGTCGTCGAATGTTGCGAACAATTGCAAGATGCTTATCCAGACACAAACATTCAGCTTGTACCGGAAGAAAGTGAAGAATTTAATATTATTGCTGACCCTTATCTTATGGAAATGGCAGTGAACAACCTCATAGAAAATGCAGCAAAATATTCTAAAGGTCCGGCGCACATTAAAATTGAATTCACCGACCAAGGCGATAAAATTCAAATGACTGTTGCTGACAAAGGGATAGGTATTCCCGCTCAAGATTTAGAACATATCTTCCAAAGATTTTATACTGTCAATAAAAGCCATTCCGCCAAACTCGGCGGCTCCGGTCTTGGCCTTTCCCTAGTAGAAACAATTATCGAAAAACACTTCGGTAAAATTTCTGTCGAATCCCAAGTCAATGAGGGAACAAAATTCACTATAATACTCCCTAAAATTAGAGATAATTATAATTACTCTTAG